In Panicum virgatum strain AP13 chromosome 5K, P.virgatum_v5, whole genome shotgun sequence, the genomic window ATAGGCCATGTTTGTTTCTGATTATAATCGGCTTATCGGTGGAAATAATCGATAATCCCACCAAACGCCTTGCTTATTTTCGTTTCTCTGGTAATCCGTTTTAGAGATTTGAACTACGAGAAGCGAGAAAATCTTCATTTTTCTGGGCCACGCTTGGATTATAGGCAAAgcgaaaacaaacagggcccATGTATTAAAAAGGAGTTGGACTATATATTGATTCATCTCGTTAAAAACATAGAGCGTCTTGTGCCCACGCCAAAATAAACCCTAAACTTTGTTAATCCATATGAAAATTCACGCACTACATAACACATTTTTCTAGCATATATTCTCATGTGGAAAATATCGCTAAAGCACACCTCACTTCCGGACTCTCGTCTGGATATCAGGGAATCTGTAGAGCATCATACCCgggaaacaaaaaacaaagtaGTACTTTAATTTTGATGCATTACGAATGCCAAATAGATGCAGAGAGCACACGCACGATCGATCTTTAATTGGCATATATTCATGAGTTTAACCTCAAGTGCTCTCTCCTCTTTGGACCAACTTTACTTCTACTTGGTTCCACGGCAAACAAGTGACGTCGTCTTGGATTATGTGCAGTAAAATCATTTAAAGTTTGATGGAAATTACTATTTTTTATGTATAGAGTCTCAATTTTTAAAATTAGTACCGCTAGATTTTCAATAGCGGGTAGTAGTTTTCATTAAAATGTAATTTTATATGCCCTGCAATTATTAAAAGTTCCTAGttaaaaattatgttttatttgAGAGCAAATGTTGACGAATGAAGCGAAAGGGtctgtagcctagtggttataaGAGCCTCGGTcctgtagcctagtggttataaGAGCCTCGGTAGCACCTGAGGTTCTGGGTTCGACTTCCCGTGGGAGTGAATATTTTGAgatttaacggcgttgtgctttaagtggtaggcgacgttcccgtcgacagcgaggcgcATGTGATGCCTTTGTCAATCTCGatgatttgccggctcagtcttcgaagatgctcataggggtaggattTGCATATGTGTATTCGtagggtgtgagtgtgcgtgcgttgtgagtgtctgagttgtactgtgtaatcttaaaaataaaaaaatattgatgCATGAAAATGCCACTTAATATTTGTGACTAGAGGCCGGGTACATTGGAGATGCCCTCGCGGAACGCACGAACGGAATGGAGTTGCGGATGCTCGATTTGAGGACACTAGGATGGAAAGAGCGACGACGACGTCGCCCCTGTGAGTTGATCCATAACAGTTTGGAGCGGAATCGATTCCACAGCACTAAATTGACTAACCCGGGTGGGCTGAGCCAGCCAGCCACAGCCCCCTGTTCCTCATCACCCCGACGACGACCAAACCACGCCGAtgcaccaaaaaaaaaatccaaaaagcGGGCGAGAAAGAACAAAGCCGAGCTGGCGAGCTGCATCCCTCCCGCCGCGCGTCGCCGGAGATGAGAGAAAGGTCGCCGCACCGGGTCAACGTTCAAACCCCCGCCACGCTGCCCCCGCGATTAAACAACTCGCCCGCCTCGTCGGCGACTGATGCAATCCAATCCGGCAGCACGcgcaccgcctcctcctctcctgtGCGCGGCCGCGCTAAACTATCGCCATTGCGGCCACATGCTCGATTATTCCTTCCCCGTTTGACCACCCCACCAcgcgcctcgccgtcgccggcccgcACCCCCACCCACTATATAACCCCCCGCGCCCACCCTGCCCCTCTCCCCATCGACAGCCTCGCCGCACCTTCACACACTCACAGCTGACAGCTCCCATATTCAACATCGAGCTCACTccctcactcactcactcactcggTCGCTCCGGCCTCCGGCGTCGATGGAGATGGAGGCGCTGTGGACGTCGTCTCCTTGCGGCGGCATGATCAGGTTGCCGTCGCCAGCGGCGGGGGTCGGCGAggacgaggccgcggcggcggcggcggagctgcggcgggggccgtggacggcggaggaggacgcgcTGCTGGCGGGCTACGTGGCGGCGAACGGGGAGGGCCGGTGGAACGAGCTGGCTCTCGCCGCGGGGCTGCGCCGCACCGGCAAGAGCTGCCGCCTCCGGTGGCTCAACTACCTCCGCCCCGGGGTGCGCCGCGGCGGCTTCACCCCGCGGGAGCAGCTGCTCATCCTCGACCTCCACTCCCGCTGGGGCAACCGCTGGTCCAAgatcgccgcgcacctccccgGCCGCACCGACAACGAGGTCAAGAACTACTGGCGGACGCGGGTGCAGAAGCACGCCAAGCAGCTCGGCTGCGACGTCGGCAGCGGCCGCTTCCACGACGCCATGAGAAACCTCTGGATGCCGCGCCTGCTCGAGAGGATCCACGCCGACGAGTCCGCTGCCGCCGGTGACGTTTCGCACTACTACTCCGCCGCGAGCCCAGCGCAGCACGCGCCGACATCCCAACCAGCGTACCAAAACGCTGCTGCATCTGCACCCATCATCAGCAACTGCGCACGCGCAACTTCACCGGACGCCGCGTCGTGCGTGACCGGGTCGCCGTCGTCGTGGGAGACGTCGCCGGCAGCGCAGTTCCAGACGAGCAGTCAATGCCAAAACGGCTGCTCGAGCACGACGAGCGGTGACATGTTCGGAGAGAGCTGGTCCGAGCTTCTTGCGCGCGCCAGCCACGACGACGCTGATTCCGCCGGGCTGCCGGACTTCGGATTATTTGAAGAAACTGGAGACAGTTTGTGGAGTTTGGACGATATCTGGCAGCAACCGCTGTACTGATCGATATACGTATGCTGCTACGTACTAGTGACCCAACTTTTTTGTAGTGTTATCTGATTGACACAATTGATTAATAATCAGCAGACTTATGACAAATAAAAACCATTTAATTGAACGATTCGCTAtgagcatttttttttcttcttatatATTTTAGAAAACAAAAACATTAGGGTGAATCTTCTTCGAGCATGTACAGTTGCCCTGTAATAATGTGCAGCGAGCAAGATGAGATCTCCTAGTGTAATACTGATGAGTGATGACCTCCTAGTGTGGAGATGGCTCGTGTTTGTACGTGCGGTATGTTTGTATGTTCAAACCCTTTCAAATGTGTTTTTTTGGAAGCAAAAACCCTTTCAAATGTTGCTGCAACACATTTGTTTCTATGACAAGAGGGAGACGAAAGAAAGCTACCAATTCAAAGTCGAAAGGTTGAGGGGGCAATGAGAAATTTCGCAAATATGTGAGCAGAGGAAAACTGACCTTAGTGAAAGGAAAATTACCAAGTACTAAACTAATGAAATTGATTTAATTTACGTCTTTTCCGAAAAATAATGAATCAAATTTTGAATTGGAGAACAAGTATTTCAAAGTAGGATTGGGGAACTCTCCAATTCAATGAAACTATCAATTTAAGGTCAATCACAATGGTAGTTTCATGGCATTAAATTCTAACAAGTGTACGTTCTCCAATTCAAAATTGATGACGTGGTATAGAATTTAATGCCATAAAACTACCATTGATATTGACCTTAACTGTACAAGGTTTCCATGTTGATTTCAATGATCCACTTCATTCACTCAACTCGAGGTGAAGAAGAGGACTGTGTGTGTTCCTTCGTAATTTCTTTATTTAATTTCTTACGAAACCTAATATAAACGGAGCTGTATTAATTTTCCACTATGAACACAAATCCATCCCTATTTCGCAtcgtcgtgtctatatgtagtTTTTAGTGTCGTAGTACCTTTCATTCAACAAATAAAGGCTATCTAAAAAAACTAACAGAGGAATTAGGACAATGAGTGAACGCGAATAGGGAATTTGCAGAGCTGCAGGAAAGAGGTACGAGTACTAACTTCCTACCGCCTGAATGTAATTTATCTGTTTATAAGTGAGATGATACAAGTTTTTACTACAGGACATCCATAGGTTATTTCTTAGCTGAAGAAGATGTAGGTGGCGAATTCTGTTACTCCGCTATTGGGTCGATGGCTTCTCGTATACTTCCTCCATCCCAAAACAAGTATTCGGttagaaaatttcaaacatattATTAGCGGTGGAAAATAACCATATTACTTCTAATTAACTATAGCAGTTGTGATTAAAAATTATGCCGTTTATTTGGTTCCCTATATACTCAATAAATGCAAATGTATTGGAACCAGAAACTTAAGCATTCGATTGGCTCCAAACCGTTCTCTATACAATTTTGTCATGATATTTGATAGTGCTTTAGTTAGATGTGCTTTACTATAATCTAAAAGAATATTTTTGTGGAATAAAATTTGAAGGCAAAACAAGTATTTATTTTAAGAGGAAGGAGTATGCAATGAGCATATGAATATTTTAATGCAGGGCGCAGAGAATGAGAGAATACATAGGACATACATGCGTGCCGCCCCCGTgacccattttgtgaattttGTCACAACCTACTTGGACCTGCTTGAAGCAGAGATGCCTCTCTTGTGTTCTACTAATTGACGAAGGATTAGTAATCCTGGATTACTAATGTACACAAGCTTTATCAGCTGCCTCCAGCGAGGCGGGTGACCTGGCAGGGAGGCCAGCAGGCTACGCGGCCCAGTTGTCCACACTCCAAACGAGCTGCGTGGCAGCCCAGCCGCGGGGTCAGACGTGGTCGCCGGTCTCCGGTCGCCCGGTCAAACGGTGGTCAGCGAGCCGTCAACGTGAA contains:
- the LOC120706656 gene encoding transcription factor JAMYB-like — its product is MEMEALWTSSPCGGMIRLPSPAAGVGEDEAAAAAAELRRGPWTAEEDALLAGYVAANGEGRWNELALAAGLRRTGKSCRLRWLNYLRPGVRRGGFTPREQLLILDLHSRWGNRWSKIAAHLPGRTDNEVKNYWRTRVQKHAKQLGCDVGSGRFHDAMRNLWMPRLLERIHADESAAAGDVSHYYSAASPAQHAPTSQPAYQNAAASAPIISNCARATSPDAASCVTGSPSSWETSPAAQFQTSSQCQNGCSSTTSGDMFGESWSELLARASHDDADSAGLPDFGLFEETGDSLWSLDDIWQQPLY